A genomic window from Salvia miltiorrhiza cultivar Shanhuang (shh) chromosome 5, IMPLAD_Smil_shh, whole genome shotgun sequence includes:
- the LOC130985182 gene encoding ornithine aminotransferase, mitochondrial, with amino-acid sequence MASKKNLQYLVGAAWRARNVRRLATVAQSSASSHSSQHLIDLEYHRSAHNYHPVPVVFSQAKGSCIWDPEGNRYIDFLSAYSAVNQGHGHPKIMKAMVEQAEKLTLSSRAFYNDIFPVFAERLTSMFGYDMVLPMNTGAEGVETALKLARKWGYLKKGIPRDEAIIVSCCGCFHGRTLAVISMSCDNEATRGFWPLLPGHLKVDFGDTAALEKIFKEKGDRIAGFLFEPIQGEAGVVIPPDGYLQAVRDLCSKYNILMIADEIQSGLARSGRILACDWENVRPDVVILGKALGGGVLPVSAVLADKDVMLCIQPGEHGSTFGGNPLASAVAIASLDVIRDEQLAERSAQLGEQLREQLSTIQQQFPDLIKEVRGRGLFNAVELNSKALFPVTAYDICLKLKERGILAKPTHDSIIRLTPPLSISSDELIEGSKALQAVLELDLPKIKKEKPDTTSHTHTASNVCDRCGRNLYGSS; translated from the exons ATGGCGTCCAAGAAAAATCTTCAGTATTTGGTGGGAGCAGCATGGAGGGCAAGAAACGTGAGGAGGTTGGCCACAGTTGCCCAAAGCAGCGCTTCCTCTCACTCTTCTCAACATCTCATCGACTTGGAATACCACCGCAGCGCCCACAA TTACCATCCTGTTCCAGTTGTCTTCTCACAAGCCAAAGGATCATGTATCTGGGACCCAGAAGGCAACCGATATATCGACTTCCTCTCAGCTTATTCCGCAGTTAATCAG GGACACGGTCATCCCAAGATCATGAAGGCAATGGTGGAACAGGCTGAAAAGCTTACTCTCAGTTCCCGAGCCTTCTATAACGATATATTTCCAGTATTTGCTGAGCGTCTGACCAGCATGTTCGGGTATGACATGGTCCTGCCGATGAATACTGGTGCAGAAGGTGTGGAAACAGCATTGAAGTTAGCTAGGAAGTGGGGCTATCTTAAGAAGGGAATTCCAAGAGACGAG GCCATTATCGTTTCATGCTGTGGCTGCTTTCACGGTCGCACATTAGCTGTTATTTCTATGAGCTGTGACAATGAGGCAACCCGTGGATTTTGGCCCTTGCTACCGGGCCACCTAAAAGTTGACTTTGGTGATACTGCAGCACTTGAGAAAATATTTAAAG AGAAAGGAGATCGAATTGCTGGTTTTCTGTTTGAGCCTATTCAGGGAGAGGCAGGG gTTGTTATTCCTCCTGATGGTTATCTACAAGCTGTGAGGGACCTTTGCTCAAAATACAATATTTTAATGATTGCTGACGAAATACAAAGTGGCTTAGCACGTTCGGGGAGAATTCTGGCTTGTGATTGGGAAAACGTTCGCCCTGATGTTGTA ATATTAGGGAAGGCATTGGGCGGTGGAGTGTTGCCGGTGAGTGCGGTTCTTGCAGACAAAGATGTTATGCTCTGCATACAGCCCGGAGAGCACGGAAG CACCTTCGGGGGGAATCCATTGGCGAGTGCAGTTGCTATTGCATCGCTGGATGTGATAAGAGACGAGCAACTGGCCGAGAG ATCTGCACAACTGGGAGAGCAGCTCAGGGAACAACTTTCGACAATTCAGCAGCAATTTCCTGACCTTATAAAAGAAGTACGCGGTAGAGGCTTGTTCAACGCTGTGGAACTTAATAGCAAAGCCTTGTTCCCGGTAACTGCCTACGATATATGCCTGAAGCTAAAAGAGAGAGGAATTCTCGCTAAACCTACACACGATTCCATCATTCGATTAACCCCTCCTCTGTCGATAAG TTCGGATGAGCTCATAGAGGGCTCGAAAGCCCTGCAGGCCGTGTTGGAACTCGATCTACCAAAGATCAAGAAAGAGAAGCCAGATACTACTTCTCATACTCACACAGCTTCAAATGTGTGTGACCGATGCGGGCGCAACTTGTATGGCTCTTCATGA